The following proteins come from a genomic window of Pseudomonas putida:
- a CDS encoding GHKL domain-containing protein: protein MIAKPTPPRRPRWRSLALLALSLAPLLWPLHHLAERYYQDELASQNRQTLDLYVANLLGTLHRYETLPQILGDLPALRGVLADPFRLEAVTNANRLLKDIVQQTGAEVMYLMDVSGNTLAASNWDKHDTFVGRNFAFRPYFNEAMAGHLGRFFGQGTTSAKRGYFFAAAVRDRERIVGVLVVKVDLDHTETLWGRTPEQLLLTDHNGVVILTSRPDWRFRATRTLTDAERQAIIAIQPYPTQAPQPLVLNPQAWITQTRDIKETGWQVSILAPRTLVDRSVQTVMAIGAGTLLVLMLLAGLVMQRRRHYIDRIDFEARGRQELEKRVAERTADLEGLNTRLKNAVLERENAQQEAVRAQDELVQAGKLSVLGTMSASISHELNQPLAAIRSYAENAEILLDHQRTEDARGNLKLIGELTGRMASIIAHLRAFARRDRHAPESVALQPALDDALALLAKRRRAMAVELIRDLPEATLWVQAGETRLRQVLGNLLANALDALTEKANPRRLWLSAEQRDDCVYLYIRDNGPGFSRQALEHAKEPFFTTKTRTQGLGLGLAICESLMRALGGELLLANHPEGGAMLTLQLRVAASGATLPNSEDPSA, encoded by the coding sequence ATTGCTGTGGCCCCTGCATCACTTGGCCGAGCGCTATTACCAGGATGAGCTGGCCTCGCAGAACCGCCAGACACTCGACCTGTATGTCGCCAACCTGCTCGGCACCCTGCACCGCTACGAGACCTTGCCGCAAATTCTCGGCGACCTACCGGCGCTGCGTGGCGTGCTGGCCGACCCGTTCCGCCTGGAAGCGGTGACCAACGCCAACCGCCTGCTCAAGGACATCGTGCAACAGACCGGTGCCGAGGTGATGTACCTGATGGACGTCAGCGGCAACACTTTGGCCGCCTCGAACTGGGACAAGCACGACACCTTCGTCGGGCGAAACTTCGCCTTCCGCCCCTACTTCAACGAAGCCATGGCCGGCCATCTGGGCCGCTTCTTCGGCCAGGGCACCACCTCGGCCAAGCGCGGCTACTTCTTTGCCGCGGCCGTGCGGGACCGCGAGCGGATCGTCGGTGTGCTGGTGGTCAAGGTCGATCTCGACCACACCGAAACCCTGTGGGGCCGTACACCCGAGCAGCTGTTGCTGACCGATCACAATGGCGTGGTCATCCTGACTTCGCGGCCCGACTGGCGCTTCCGTGCTACCCGCACGCTGACCGACGCCGAGCGCCAGGCCATCATCGCCATCCAGCCCTATCCGACCCAGGCCCCACAGCCACTGGTTCTCAACCCGCAGGCCTGGATCACACAGACCCGCGACATCAAGGAAACCGGCTGGCAAGTCAGCATCCTCGCCCCGCGCACGCTGGTTGATCGCTCGGTGCAGACGGTAATGGCCATCGGTGCCGGTACGCTGTTGGTACTGATGCTGCTGGCCGGTCTGGTGATGCAACGGCGGCGCCATTACATCGACCGCATCGACTTCGAAGCCCGTGGCCGCCAGGAACTGGAAAAGCGCGTGGCCGAACGTACCGCCGACCTTGAAGGCCTGAACACCCGCCTGAAAAATGCCGTGCTGGAGCGCGAAAACGCTCAGCAGGAGGCTGTGCGTGCGCAGGACGAACTGGTGCAGGCCGGCAAGCTGTCGGTGCTCGGCACCATGTCGGCCAGTATCAGCCATGAGCTGAACCAGCCTCTGGCCGCCATCCGCAGCTACGCGGAGAACGCCGAGATCCTGCTCGACCACCAACGTACCGAAGACGCCCGCGGCAACCTCAAGCTGATCGGCGAACTGACAGGGCGCATGGCCTCGATCATTGCCCACTTGCGTGCCTTCGCCCGTCGTGACCGCCATGCCCCAGAGAGCGTGGCTCTGCAGCCGGCCCTGGACGATGCCCTGGCGCTGCTGGCCAAGCGCCGCCGGGCGATGGCCGTAGAGCTGATACGCGACCTGCCGGAAGCCACCTTGTGGGTACAGGCCGGCGAGACCCGCTTGCGCCAAGTGCTAGGCAACCTGCTGGCCAATGCCCTCGACGCCCTGACCGAAAAAGCCAATCCGCGCCGCCTGTGGCTAAGTGCCGAGCAGCGTGATGACTGCGTCTACCTGTACATCCGTGACAATGGCCCCGGTTTCAGCCGCCAGGCTCTGGAGCATGCCAAGGAGCCGTTCTTCACCACCAAGACCCGTACACAGGGCCTGGGCCTGGGCCTGGCCATCTGTGAAAGCCTGATGCGCGCCCTGGGCGGTGAACTGCTGCTGGCCAACCACCCGGAAGGTGGCGCAATGCTGACCCTCCAGCTGCGTGTGGCCGCGTCTGGCGCTACTTTGCCCAATTCGGAGGACCCCTCGGCATGA